A single window of Agromyces aureus DNA harbors:
- a CDS encoding thiamine pyrophosphate-dependent dehydrogenase E1 component subunit alpha, giving the protein MVAQEREFTAPTVQLLTPEGALRPSPEAEAYLPLIEALDDATLEQFHRDMVISRRLDITGANLQRQGQLALWVPSHGQEAAQVGSARASRPQDHIFPSYREHIVGMIRGLDPVRILGLLRGATLGGWNPAENGNFHLYTLVLASQTLHATGYAMGIKFDGASGTGDPETDAAVLVYYGDGSTSQGDASEALVFAASYQAPEVFFVQNNQWAISVPVSRQSRTPLSLRGAGFGMPSLRIDGNDVLVSYAATRVALEEARSGQGPSFIEALTYRMGAHTTADDPTKYRTDDEVAYWAERDPIIRYRAWLESRGASAEFFASADEEAADVASDVRKRALEVTVPTRETIFKHVYSEPHPLMAEQAAWLQAYETGFEGGAA; this is encoded by the coding sequence GTGGTCGCCCAGGAACGAGAATTCACCGCGCCGACGGTGCAACTGCTGACCCCCGAGGGAGCGCTTCGGCCCTCCCCCGAGGCCGAGGCCTACCTCCCGCTGATCGAGGCGCTCGACGACGCGACGCTCGAGCAGTTCCACCGGGACATGGTCATCTCGCGTCGCCTCGACATCACCGGCGCGAACCTGCAGCGGCAGGGGCAGCTGGCGCTGTGGGTGCCGAGCCACGGCCAGGAGGCCGCGCAGGTCGGCTCCGCGCGCGCCTCGCGCCCGCAGGACCACATCTTCCCGTCGTACCGCGAGCACATCGTCGGCATGATCCGCGGGCTCGACCCCGTGCGAATCCTCGGCCTGCTGCGCGGCGCGACGCTCGGCGGGTGGAATCCCGCCGAGAACGGCAACTTCCACCTCTACACGCTCGTGCTGGCGTCGCAGACGCTGCACGCCACCGGCTACGCCATGGGCATCAAGTTCGACGGCGCCTCGGGCACCGGCGACCCCGAGACCGATGCCGCGGTGCTCGTGTACTACGGCGACGGCTCGACCTCGCAGGGCGACGCCAGTGAGGCGCTCGTGTTCGCGGCGAGCTACCAGGCGCCCGAGGTCTTCTTCGTGCAGAACAACCAGTGGGCGATCTCGGTGCCCGTCTCGCGCCAGTCGCGCACCCCGCTCTCGCTCCGCGGCGCCGGGTTCGGCATGCCGAGCCTGCGCATCGACGGCAACGACGTGCTCGTGAGCTACGCCGCCACACGCGTCGCCCTCGAAGAGGCGCGTTCGGGCCAGGGCCCGAGCTTCATCGAGGCGCTGACCTACCGCATGGGCGCGCACACCACGGCCGACGACCCCACGAAGTACCGCACCGACGACGAGGTCGCCTACTGGGCCGAGCGCGACCCGATCATCCGCTACCGCGCGTGGCTCGAGTCCCGCGGTGCGTCGGCCGAGTTCTTCGCCTCGGCCGACGAAGAGGCGGCGGATGTCGCGAGCGACGTCCGCAAGCGCGCCCTCGAGGTGACGGTTCCCACGCGGGAGACCATCTTCAAGCACGTGTACAGCGAACCGCACCCGCTCATGGCGGAGCAGGCGGCCTGGCTCCAGGCGTACGAGACCGGATTCGAAGGAGGTGCAGCGTGA
- a CDS encoding histidinol-phosphate transaminase, translated as MTNPESTTPGIRLRPEIAALPPYRQGRPAPAEGYKLSSNENPFDPLPGVAEAVAATATAINRYPDATALTLREKLGERFGVTPDEVLVGDGSVALLAQFILAAAAPGDEVVYSWRSFEAYPGLVTVSGATSVQIPNRADHGHDLDAMADAITDRTRVVIVCSPNNPTGVTVTADEFEAFMARVPSDLLVLLDEAYVEFVRDAASVDGRTLIGRYPNLVVLRTFSKAYGLAGLRVGYAIGPVAILDAARATAIPLGVTAAAGAAGVASLEPTAETELLARVAEIVERRTRLHTGLVSQGWPVPDAQGNFVWLPTGADTTAVAERLFDAGVVVRAFPPEGIRVSIGEHESVDILLGILGELVPASQEGHPK; from the coding sequence GTGACCAATCCCGAGTCGACGACGCCGGGCATCCGCCTGCGTCCAGAGATCGCCGCGCTCCCGCCGTACCGTCAGGGGCGCCCCGCGCCCGCCGAGGGCTACAAGCTCTCGAGCAACGAGAATCCGTTCGATCCGCTGCCCGGCGTCGCCGAGGCGGTCGCGGCGACGGCGACGGCGATCAACCGCTATCCCGACGCGACGGCGCTGACGCTGCGCGAGAAGCTGGGCGAGCGTTTCGGCGTCACGCCCGACGAGGTGCTCGTCGGCGACGGCTCCGTCGCGCTGCTCGCCCAGTTCATCCTCGCGGCGGCTGCCCCCGGCGACGAGGTCGTCTACTCCTGGCGCTCCTTCGAGGCCTACCCGGGCCTCGTCACCGTCTCCGGTGCGACCAGCGTGCAGATCCCGAACCGCGCCGACCACGGCCACGACCTCGACGCCATGGCCGACGCGATCACCGACCGCACCCGCGTCGTCATCGTCTGCTCCCCCAACAACCCCACGGGCGTCACCGTCACCGCCGACGAGTTCGAGGCGTTCATGGCCCGCGTGCCGAGCGACCTGCTCGTGCTGCTCGACGAGGCCTACGTCGAGTTCGTGCGCGACGCGGCATCCGTCGACGGGCGCACGCTCATCGGGCGCTACCCGAACCTCGTGGTGCTGCGAACGTTCTCGAAGGCGTACGGCCTCGCGGGGCTGCGGGTCGGCTACGCGATCGGCCCCGTCGCGATTCTCGACGCCGCACGCGCGACCGCGATCCCGCTCGGCGTCACCGCGGCCGCCGGAGCCGCCGGCGTCGCCTCGCTCGAGCCCACTGCCGAGACCGAACTGCTCGCCAGGGTCGCCGAGATCGTCGAGCGCCGCACGCGCCTGCACACGGGCCTCGTCTCGCAGGGCTGGCCCGTGCCCGACGCGCAGGGCAACTTCGTCTGGCTGCCGACGGGTGCCGACACGACCGCGGTCGCCGAGCGCCTGTTCGACGCGGGCGTGGTCGTGCGCGCGTTCCCGCCCGAGGGCATTCGGGTTTCGATCGGCGAGCACGAGTCTGTGGATATCCTCCTCGGGATTCTCGGAGAGCTTGTACCGGCTTCACAAGAAGGGCACCCGAAGTAG
- a CDS encoding phage holin family protein produces MRFIIKVLVVAFALWLTTLLVAGVKVVPYDDTAIGTVLTYLLVAAIFGLVNAIIGTFIRIVAFPLYVLTLGLISFIVNGLLLLIVDWFSDLIGFGLVVETFWWGVLGALVLGLFSWLIGLVVRPSRD; encoded by the coding sequence ATGCGGTTCATCATCAAGGTCCTCGTCGTCGCGTTCGCCCTCTGGCTCACCACGCTGCTCGTCGCCGGCGTGAAGGTCGTGCCCTACGACGACACCGCGATCGGCACCGTGCTGACGTACCTGCTCGTCGCCGCGATCTTCGGCCTCGTGAACGCCATCATCGGCACGTTCATCCGCATCGTCGCGTTCCCGCTGTACGTGCTCACGCTCGGACTGATCTCGTTCATCGTGAACGGCCTCCTGCTGCTGATCGTCGACTGGTTCAGCGACCTCATCGGGTTCGGCCTCGTCGTCGAGACGTTCTGGTGGGGCGTGCTCGGTGCGCTGGTGCTCGGCCTCTTCAGCTGGCTCATCGGCCTCGTGGTGCGCCCGAGCCGGGACTGA